The nucleotide window CTGAAGGTTGGACCACAGGCGTTAACATGATTGACATAAATAATGATGGATGGATGGATATCTATGTTTGTAAATCTGCTTCCTTAAACGATAACTTATTAAGACGGAACAAGCTATTTGTAAATCAAAAAGACGGCACATTTAAGGAAGAGGCCAACAAATGGGGTATTGATGACGATGGTTTTTCCGTGCAGTCTTATTTTTTTGACTATGATAAAGACGGAGATTTAGACATGTACTTGATAAATCATAGAAGTGATTTTCTAAATTCCGTTAATCTTAAGGCGATTATAGAAGACAAAGATTTTTATCCACAGACCTCGGATCATTTGTATAGAAATGAAGGCAATCGATTTGTCGATGTTACGCAGCAAAGTGGCATAATGAACAAGGAATTCAGTTTAAGTGCCTCAATAGGCGATTTTAATAATGACGGTTGGCTAGATGTCTTTGTTGCAAATGATTTTATCACTCCAGATAACTTATACATCAATAACAAAAATGGCACTTTTTCCAACCAGGTTAATACTAAACTAAAGCACATTTCTTATAGCAGCATGGGTTCTGATGTTGCTGACATAAATAACGATTTTTTGCCAGATTTGCTTGTTTTGGAAATGTCTGCGGAAGACCATAAACGGGGCAAACAGAATATGGCCACAATGAATACTGAAGGATTTTGGTGGATTGTTGATGCCGGTTTCCATTACCCTTATATGTCTAATGTGTTGCAGCTGAATAATGGCAATGGGTATTTTAGTGATATAGCCCAAGTAGCAGGCGTTGCTAAAACTGATTGGAGTTGGGCACCCTTAATTGCAGATTTTGATGGAGATGGGTTTAAGGATATTTTCATAACTAATGGAATAAAGCGTGAAATCGCTAATCAGGACTTCGGCAAATTTTTGGATGCCAATGAAGATTCGTTACAACATATGACGATCGATCAAATTTTAAATGAAATGCCTTCAGAAAAACTTCAAAATTATGCATTTAGGAATCAGAAAGATCTGACCTTTAAAAAGGTAGTAGAAGATTGGGGATTTGATGCTTCAGTCAATTCTAATGGAGTAGCTTATGGAGATTTAGACAATGATGGGGACCTCGATTTGGTAATAAATAACTTGGATGACCAAGCAAGTATTTACAGAAATAATTCGGTCAACAATTATCTAAATATTGTATTAAAAGGAGATGATAAAAATATAAATGCTATTGGGGCCAAAGTGAAAGTGTTTACAGATAGTGTTGAACAATATCAAGACTTGTATTTAGCCCGTGGTTATCAATCTTCTGTTTCACCAGTATTGAATTTTGGTGTCGGAGAAACTGAGAATATTAATAAAATAGAAATCGCCTGGGGTGATGGGGCCTTGTCAATTATGGAGAATGTTAAACCAAACCAAACTCTAACTTTCGACAAAAGGAAGGCTTCTTCAAAAGGTAGCGAAACCGTATTGGAACCAAAGTCTTACATAACAAGGTTGGATCCGCGTGCCATTGGAATCGATTTCAAACATGAAGAGAATAATTTCAATGATTTTTCGAGACAAGTATTACTACCACAAAAGCAATCGCAACAAGGTCCAGCATTTACAACAGGGGACATAAATAATGATGGCCTAATCGACTTTTTTATAGGCGGTGCACTAGAACAAACTGGAGAAATTTATATACAAACATCGGAAGGGAAATTCAACAGGATGGTCCAAAAAGCATTAGAAACCGATAAGGCATTTGAAGATAACGGAGCACATTTTTTTGATGTGGATGGTGATGGCGATGAAGATCTTTATGTTGCAAGTGGTGGTTATGAACTAAAAGAAAATGATCCATTATTGCAAGATCGACTATACATTAATGATGGAAGTGGCACATTTTTAAGGTCAAACGATTTACCAATAATGTTAACTAGTACAAAAGCTATCACTTCATTCGATTATGACAGCGATGGGGATTTAGATGTCCTTGTTACTGGCCGAGTGGTTCC belongs to Aegicerativicinus sediminis and includes:
- a CDS encoding VCBS repeat-containing protein, with the translated sequence MKKKETNAETLFSLIPNDQTQIDFTNSVEETSDFNVLNYYYTYNGGGVSLGDINNDGLIDVYFTSNQRSNKLYINKGNFKFEDITDNAKVNDSEGWTTGVNMIDINNDGWMDIYVCKSASLNDNLLRRNKLFVNQKDGTFKEEANKWGIDDDGFSVQSYFFDYDKDGDLDMYLINHRSDFLNSVNLKAIIEDKDFYPQTSDHLYRNEGNRFVDVTQQSGIMNKEFSLSASIGDFNNDGWLDVFVANDFITPDNLYINNKNGTFSNQVNTKLKHISYSSMGSDVADINNDFLPDLLVLEMSAEDHKRGKQNMATMNTEGFWWIVDAGFHYPYMSNVLQLNNGNGYFSDIAQVAGVAKTDWSWAPLIADFDGDGFKDIFITNGIKREIANQDFGKFLDANEDSLQHMTIDQILNEMPSEKLQNYAFRNQKDLTFKKVVEDWGFDASVNSNGVAYGDLDNDGDLDLVINNLDDQASIYRNNSVNNYLNIVLKGDDKNINAIGAKVKVFTDSVEQYQDLYLARGYQSSVSPVLNFGVGETENINKIEIAWGDGALSIMENVKPNQTLTFDKRKASSKGSETVLEPKSYITRLDPRAIGIDFKHEENNFNDFSRQVLLPQKQSQQGPAFTTGDINNDGLIDFFIGGALEQTGEIYIQTSEGKFNRMVQKALETDKAFEDNGAHFFDVDGDGDEDLYVASGGYELKENDPLLQDRLYINDGSGTFLRSNDLPIMLTSTKAITSFDYDSDGDLDVLVTGRVVPGKYPIAPRSYLLNNSEGKLVDVTNDVAPELMELGMVNDIILSDYDGDNDKDILVVGEWMPITILQNSGGKFTNRMELPSLANTSGWWNTISEIDFDNDGDMDYFVGNLGGNNKFHPSAEKPLKIYGNNFDNDANYDMILSKLYNGNLVPVRGKECSTSQNAFVSEKIKTYKEFANSTLTEIYGEEEINNSYHKTATEFESVYLQNNGGGDFTIKHLPTIAQLGPTMSFAFADINKDGHTDVIGIGAIHEAEVETVKYDSNIGYILLGNSNGGLSPFKDVNFYNDLNAKNMELVTVRGESHLFIANNDRPLTIFKIN